From one Streptomyces spiramyceticus genomic stretch:
- a CDS encoding ABC transporter permease, which yields MDQPERVDRPLDRRGDRLWAGVRAYGLIASMWIRSTMTYRASFAMTTFGNFAATALDFVAIMLMFSHIDALGGYTLPEVALLYGTAGAAFGLADLVMGSMDRLGRRVRDGTLDTLLVRPVPVLAQVAADRFALRRLGRVTQGLLVLAYALTALDIAWTPLKVLMLPMMLLSGAAIFSAVFVAGAGFQFWAQDASEVQNSFTYGGTTLLQYPPSLFAKDLVRGVTFVLPLAFVNWLPALYVLDRPYPLDLPGRLAFMPPVVAAVCWVLAGAAWRAGLRSYRSTGS from the coding sequence ATCGACCAACCCGAACGGGTTGACCGACCGCTTGACCGACGGGGCGACCGACTGTGGGCGGGCGTAAGGGCGTACGGGCTGATCGCCTCGATGTGGATCCGCTCCACGATGACCTACCGCGCGTCCTTCGCGATGACCACCTTCGGGAACTTCGCGGCGACCGCGCTCGATTTCGTCGCCATCATGCTGATGTTCTCGCACATCGATGCGCTGGGCGGCTACACGCTGCCCGAGGTTGCCCTCCTCTACGGCACCGCGGGCGCCGCCTTCGGCCTCGCCGACCTGGTGATGGGCTCGATGGACCGGCTGGGGCGCCGGGTGCGCGACGGCACGCTGGACACCCTGCTCGTACGCCCCGTGCCGGTCCTCGCGCAGGTCGCGGCCGACCGCTTCGCGCTGCGCAGGCTGGGTCGGGTCACGCAGGGACTGCTCGTACTCGCGTACGCGCTGACCGCCCTCGACATCGCGTGGACGCCGCTGAAGGTGCTGATGCTGCCGATGATGCTGCTCAGCGGGGCGGCGATCTTCTCGGCGGTGTTCGTGGCCGGGGCGGGCTTCCAGTTCTGGGCGCAGGACGCATCCGAGGTGCAGAACTCCTTTACGTACGGCGGCACTACGCTCCTCCAGTACCCGCCGTCGCTTTTCGCGAAGGACCTCGTGCGCGGGGTGACCTTCGTGCTGCCGCTGGCCTTCGTCAACTGGCTGCCCGCGCTGTATGTCCTTGACCGCCCGTACCCGCTGGACCTGCCGGGCCGGCTCGCCTTCATGCCGCCGGTGGTGGCGGCGGTGTGCTGGGTGCTGGCGGGGGCGGCGTGGCGGGCGGGCCTTCGTTCGTACCGGAGTACGGGGAGCTGA
- a CDS encoding ABC transporter permease — protein MRLYAVVAAGGFRRYATYRVATAAGVFTNTVFGFIMAYVYTALWDERPQLGGYDLSQALTYVWLGQALLMTVAMMGGGFEDELIERIRTGDIAIDLYRPADLQLFWLAGDLGRAAFHLLGRGIVPMALGALAFDLALPANPLVWLAFLASAALGVVVSFAVRFLVALSAFWLLDGAGVAQMTWLAGLFFSGMVLPLTLFPGALGELARALPWSALLQVPADVFLGKHTGWGLVRAYAFQIGWAAALLTAGRLLQSVATRRVVVQGG, from the coding sequence GTGCGGTTGTACGCGGTCGTGGCTGCCGGTGGCTTCCGGCGTTATGCGACGTACCGGGTGGCGACGGCGGCGGGGGTGTTCACCAATACCGTCTTCGGTTTCATCATGGCGTACGTCTACACCGCGCTGTGGGACGAGCGCCCGCAACTCGGCGGATACGACCTGTCGCAGGCGCTCACCTATGTGTGGCTCGGGCAGGCGCTGTTGATGACCGTCGCCATGATGGGCGGCGGCTTCGAGGACGAGCTGATCGAGCGAATCCGTACGGGTGACATCGCGATCGACCTTTACCGGCCCGCCGACCTCCAGCTCTTCTGGCTGGCCGGAGATCTCGGGCGGGCCGCCTTCCACTTGCTCGGGCGCGGCATCGTGCCGATGGCGCTCGGCGCGCTCGCCTTCGACCTCGCACTGCCCGCCAACCCCCTCGTATGGCTGGCCTTTCTGGCGTCGGCGGCCCTCGGCGTGGTCGTCAGCTTCGCCGTCCGGTTCCTGGTGGCGCTGTCCGCGTTCTGGCTGCTCGACGGCGCGGGCGTCGCGCAGATGACCTGGCTCGCCGGGCTCTTCTTCTCCGGAATGGTGCTGCCACTCACCCTCTTCCCCGGCGCCCTGGGCGAGCTGGCACGGGCGCTGCCCTGGTCGGCGCTGCTCCAGGTGCCGGCCGACGTCTTCCTCGGGAAGCACACGGGCTGGGGTCTGGTACGGGCGTACGCCTTCCAGATCGGCTGGGCGGCGGCGCTGCTGACGGCGGGGCGGCTGCTCCAGTCCGTGGCGACGCGCAGGGTGGTGGTCCAGGGTGGCTGA
- a CDS encoding transglycosylase domain-containing protein, translating into MSDDPQQQPQGWAPRDPSAPVPGQATKAARSSKRDMPGRRRRTGLRRLIPTWRTLLGTFLLLALLLCGAFVAGYTLVKIPPANSAATSQSNVYLYADGTQLARDGEVNRQNTTLAHVPKTVQHTVLAAEDRDFYSEPAIDPKAMVRAGWNTLTGKGKQSGSTITQQYVKNYYLGQEQTVSRKVKEFFIAIKLNREESKDDIFEGYLNTSYFGRNAYGIQAAAQAYYGKDIDDVDTAQGAYLASLLNAPSAYDVATHPENKPQAMARWNYVLDGMVKEKWLGPADRAAMKFPMPQVAKPASGLSGQRGYIVQAVEDYLTSNGIIDEDTLATGGYRITTTLEKEKQDAFAEAVDDKVMSKTSKDRRADRNVRVGGASIDPKTGKVVAMYGGIDYTKQYVNNATRRDYQVGSTFKPFVFTSAVENGSTTQDGRPITPNTVYDGTNKRMVQGPEGATGYAPENEDQATYGPVTVRTATDKSVNSVYAQMAQDVGPSNVKETAVNLGLPSNTPSLDAYPSIALGVATASVLDMTKAYATLANHGEHGTYSIVEKVTKNGQNVGLPMESAQPAVNRQSADTTTAILRSVVDGGTGTAAQSAGRPAAGKTGTAEEDKAAWFAGYTPDLATVVAVMGQDPDTGVQTPLYGALGLPRINGGGAPAEIWGQFTAAALQDKEVRDFDLELAEGAEEPVAPPSSEQPGTGEPEETPPATSESPSSPDDGAVGGMTDTGGATTGTGGTAETGGMTDTGGMTTDTGGTTDSGGTTDTGGVTTDTGGTGDTEGEETDWGGTTGSSPTDGLLGGGRGRE; encoded by the coding sequence ATGAGCGACGACCCACAGCAGCAGCCCCAGGGCTGGGCACCCCGGGATCCCTCCGCCCCGGTCCCCGGCCAGGCCACCAAGGCCGCCAGATCCAGCAAAAGGGATATGCCGGGCAGACGACGGCGCACCGGCCTGCGCCGTCTGATCCCCACCTGGCGGACGCTGCTCGGCACGTTCCTGCTGCTGGCGCTGCTGCTGTGCGGTGCCTTCGTCGCCGGTTACACGCTCGTCAAGATCCCGCCGGCCAACAGCGCCGCCACCTCCCAGAGCAACGTCTACCTCTACGCCGACGGCACCCAGCTCGCCCGCGACGGCGAGGTCAACCGCCAGAACACCACCCTCGCCCACGTCCCCAAGACCGTCCAGCACACCGTGCTCGCCGCCGAAGACCGGGACTTCTACTCCGAGCCCGCCATCGACCCCAAGGCGATGGTCCGCGCAGGCTGGAACACCCTCACCGGCAAGGGCAAGCAGTCCGGCTCCACCATCACGCAGCAGTACGTCAAGAACTACTACCTCGGCCAGGAGCAGACGGTCAGCCGCAAGGTGAAGGAGTTCTTCATCGCGATCAAGCTCAACCGCGAGGAGAGCAAGGACGACATCTTCGAGGGCTACCTCAACACGAGCTACTTCGGGCGCAACGCGTACGGCATCCAGGCCGCCGCCCAGGCGTACTACGGCAAGGACATCGACGACGTCGACACCGCGCAGGGCGCCTACCTGGCCTCGCTCCTCAACGCCCCCAGCGCGTACGACGTCGCCACCCACCCCGAGAACAAGCCGCAGGCCATGGCCCGCTGGAACTACGTACTCGACGGCATGGTCAAGGAGAAGTGGCTCGGCCCCGCCGACCGCGCCGCGATGAAGTTCCCCATGCCGCAGGTGGCCAAGCCCGCGTCCGGCCTGTCCGGGCAGCGCGGCTACATCGTGCAGGCCGTCGAGGACTACCTCACCAGCAACGGGATCATCGACGAGGACACGCTCGCCACCGGCGGCTACCGCATCACCACCACCCTCGAAAAGGAGAAGCAGGACGCCTTCGCCGAGGCCGTGGACGACAAGGTGATGTCGAAGACCAGCAAGGACCGCAGGGCCGACCGCAATGTGCGCGTCGGCGGGGCGTCCATCGACCCGAAGACCGGCAAGGTCGTCGCGATGTACGGCGGCATCGACTACACGAAGCAGTACGTCAACAACGCGACGCGCCGTGACTACCAAGTCGGCTCCACTTTCAAGCCGTTCGTCTTCACGTCGGCCGTCGAGAACGGCTCCACCACGCAGGACGGCCGCCCGATCACCCCGAACACGGTCTACGACGGCACGAACAAGCGGATGGTGCAGGGCCCGGAGGGAGCGACGGGTTACGCCCCCGAGAACGAGGACCAGGCCACGTACGGCCCGGTGACCGTCCGCACCGCCACCGACAAGTCCGTCAACTCGGTGTACGCGCAGATGGCGCAGGACGTCGGCCCGTCCAACGTGAAGGAGACGGCCGTCAACCTCGGTCTCCCCTCCAACACCCCCAGCCTCGACGCCTACCCGTCCATCGCGCTCGGCGTCGCGACCGCCAGCGTCCTCGACATGACGAAGGCGTACGCGACGCTCGCCAACCACGGCGAGCACGGCACGTACTCGATCGTCGAAAAGGTCACCAAGAACGGGCAGAACGTCGGACTCCCGATGGAGAGCGCGCAGCCGGCCGTGAACCGCCAGTCCGCCGACACCACGACCGCGATCCTGCGGAGCGTCGTCGACGGCGGCACCGGCACGGCGGCCCAGTCCGCGGGCCGCCCCGCCGCCGGCAAGACGGGCACCGCCGAGGAGGACAAGGCGGCATGGTTCGCGGGGTACACGCCCGACCTGGCGACGGTCGTCGCGGTGATGGGCCAGGACCCGGACACGGGCGTGCAGACGCCGCTGTACGGAGCGCTCGGCCTGCCCCGCATCAACGGCGGCGGGGCGCCCGCCGAGATCTGGGGCCAGTTCACGGCCGCCGCCCTCCAGGACAAGGAGGTGCGGGACTTCGACCTGGAGTTGGCGGAGGGCGCGGAAGAGCCGGTGGCTCCCCCGTCGTCCGAGCAGCCGGGCACGGGGGAACCGGAGGAGACCCCGCCGGCAACGAGCGAGTCGCCGAGCAGCCCGGACGACGGGGCGGTGGGCGGCATGACCGACACGGGCGGGGCGACGACCGGCACCGGCGGCACGGCAGAAACCGGAGGCATGACGGACACCGGAGGCATGACCACCGACACCGGCGGCACGACGGACTCCGGAGGTACGACGGACACCGGCGGGGTGACCACCGACACGGGCGGTACGGGTGACACCGAGGGCGAAGAGACGGACTGGGGCGGCACGACGGGGTCGTCGCCCACGGACGGGCTGCTCGGGGGCGGACGGGGCCGCGAGTGA